Sequence from the Pontibacter pudoricolor genome:
AATTCACACTCGCGGGACGCGAGCGAGGGCAAGGACATAAAACATTAACAGTGTATAGCAGAATTGTCCCCTTGAAGAAAAGTGTGAACGGGAATTCGAAAGTTGAGAGCCGGGCTCAACAGGGTGTGTCAAAAGGCAACTATAAAACTATAGCCACCAACTATAACACCAGCCGAAATTCCCCTCTCGGGAGGGGCAGGGGTGGGTTAGCAATAGACCGGAACTAGAAGTACAGAAACTGGCGTGCGATGTGCAAGCTGCCGGGGTTTAATTCCTGAAATCTTAAAAAGGAGCATTATGAAAGATGCGTCAATACATTTTATTCAGTTGTTCCGACATTCTGCCGCGTTCTGCTTACCAAATACACTCCCGCAAAAATCAGCAGGGCATAAATCCCTTTCTGTAGGGTAAAAACATCTTTCCCGAAACCGATAGCCACAACTATAGCCATAAGCGGCTGCAGGTAAATATAAGCGCCCACCAGTGACGGATTGGCATAGCGCAGTGCCCAGGTATTGAACAAGTAAGCAACTATAGTTACAGCCAGCACCATAAACACGATCGCCCACCATATCTCCGTAGGAAACGAACTATAATCCGGAGCCAAAACCTGGTTAAAACCGAAAGGCACAACTATAAGGGCACCTACAGCAAAGATGCGGCTAACTATGGTAAAAGCATTGTACTTCTGCATCAGTGGCTTAACCAGCACCAGGTACAATCCATAGCTTGCAGCGTTTAAAATGATGAGCAGGTCGCCCCACAAATTACCGGTAGCAGCTTCGCCGCGAGATGTATAGATCAGCAGAAAAGCACCCGAACAGGCCAGTACGATACCGCCCACCTTGCGCAAACTTACCCGCTCCCGCAACAGAATAGCAGAAAAAATGAGCACAATGATCGGCACTATGACCATAAGCAGCGCCGCGTTAATAGGAGAGGTGAGGTTAAGGCCACCGAAGAAACAGAGTTGGTTGATGGCGATGCCGGTAATGCCACAAAGTACAGACCGCATGTTATCGGCCCAGCCTACTATCTTTTCTTTTACCACCAGCCGCGAAAATATTCCGAAAAAGATTGCCGCCGACACTACCCGGATCACGATAAGGCCATAAGGACCTACATAATAAGGCATTACTTCTTTGGCTATGCTATAGTTACTGCCGTATATTAGGGCCACCAGGAAAAGCGCTCCGTGCACCTGTACTTGTTTACTCATGTTGCAAAGGTACGCGCTAATTAAATTTATACCGTATAAAGACGACCTGCAAACTATACTATAACTATGGATGGTATTAAAAAAATGCCTGTAACAGCCAGAAGGGCTCTGGAAGTAATGGGCCTTTTCTTTCTGGGATGGGGAATTGTGCTGGCAAAAGGACTGCTGGCCCCGTTACTGATGGCGTTTTTTATGAGCATTATGCTGTTGCCGGTGTTTCAGTTTTTTAAACGTCGTAAGTTTCCCGAAGTGCTGGCTATAGTTATAAGCCTGCTGTTGCTGGCCATCGTATTCGGTGGTATTATCTGGTTTTTTGCCACACAGATCGGTGCCCTGATCACAGATTTTCCAACTATAAAGCGGAACGTTACCAACCATTTGAGTGCGCTTAGTGCCTGGTTAGAAGGTATAACTCCGTTCTCAACAGCCGAACAGTTAAATTTTATAAACGAACAAAGCAACAAACTGCTCGACTATGCTGCTGGTTTGCTGGGTGGTGCTGCCGGCTCCGTTACATCTCTGGTGGTTTTCCTGGCCCTGCTGCCGATCTATATTTTTCTGATTCTGTTTTACAAAAACCTGTTACTGCGTTTCGTATTTCTGTGGTTCCCGGAAGAGAAGCATGAAAAAGTTGAAGAAACCCTGCGGGAGATGAAAGTGATCATCAAAAGCTACCTTTTCGGGCTGCTGATACAGGTTACCTACATGACCATTCTGCTTGGAGGAATTTTGCTGATCATCGGGATAAAACATGCCCTGCTAATAGGCCTGATCTTCGCTTTCCTGAACCTGATACCCTATGTTGGGGCGTTGCTGGGTAATATTATCGGTGTGCTGTTAACGCTGGCTTCCTCATCAGAACTATGGCCTATACTTACGGTGCTGGGTGTAATTGCCGGCGTACAGTTCCTGGATAACAATATCCTGATGCCGCGCATTGTAGGTTCCAAAGTAAAGATAAATGCACTGGCAACTATAGTAGGTGTGGTTGTGGGCGGCGAGATTGCCGGTATTGCGGGTATGTTTTTGTCGCTGCCGATCATCGCGGTTTTGAAAGTAGTGTTTGACCGTACCGATGACTTTAAGCAATGGGGTGTTTTGTTTGGCGATGAAAACCCGGAACACAGCCCCATGACCGAGCCCGCCATGCGCGACGACAGCGAAGCAACACGGGAAGAGCTTGAACGGGAAAATAAGATAGAACCGCCAAATGAGGGCTGACAAACTATAGCTTTACCTTCTTTGTTATCAAATCCGTAACTTTGCTTTAACCCTTAACAGGTAAACTATAGCGTAAATGATTCACCCGAACATACCGTTGGCCGAGCGCATGCGGCCCCATAATTTAGATCAGTATTACGGACAAAAGCACCTGGTTGGCCCCGATGGTATTTTGCGTCGTTACATTGAGGGCGGCGTTATACCAAGTATGATTTTGTGGGGACCTCCGGGCGTAGGAAAAACCACGCTGGCAAACATTATTGCTAACCAGATGAAGGTGCCTTTTGTAGCATTAAGCGCTATCAACTCCGGCGTAAAAGACATCCGTGAAGTAATTGAGCAGGCCAGGAAACGACAGGGGACAGTACTTTTTATAGATGAGATTCATCGCTTTAATAAATCGCAGCAGGATGCCTTGTTGGGTGCTGTAGAAAAAGGTACTGTTACGTTGGTTGGCGCTACAACTGAAAACCCATCTTTCGAAGTGATATCGGCGTTACTGTCGCGTTGCCAGGTGTACATACTCAAGCACCTGACCAAAGACGAGCTGATAGAGCTGGTTGATAAAGCGCTGGAACAGGATGAATGGTTACGCCACCGTAAGGTCAGGATAGAAGAATACGAAGCACTGTTAACAATATCGGGAGGAGATGCGCGAAAACTTTTGAATTTACTGGAGATTGTGGCTGAAGGTGTGCAGGGCGCGGACGAAGTTATAGTTACCAACGATCTGGTAAAGCAGGTAGCGCAGCAGAATATTGTGATGTATGACAAGTCCGGTGAGATGCACTACGACCTGGTTTCAGCATTCATCAAATCTATCCGTGGCTCCGACCCGAATGCGGCAGTTTACTGGCTTGCCCGCATGATAGAAGGTGGCGAAGATCCGAAATTTATTGCCCGCAGGTTGCTCATCGCCTCTTCTGAAGATATCGGTCTGGCCAACTCCAACGCATTGTTAATGGCAACTTCGTGTTTCCAGGCGGTGCAGATGATCGGTTACCCGGAAGCGGAAATTATACTGTCGCAGTGCACAGTTTACTTAGCAACTTCGCCTAAAAGCAATGCATCTTATAAAGCCATTAAAACAGCCCGGCAAATGGTGCAGCAAACCGGGAACCTGCCTGTTCCGTTACACATCCGGAATGCGCCAACCAAGCTGATGAAAGAAATAGGCTACGGCAACAACTATAAATACGCCCACGACTACGAAGGCAACTTTGTAGAGCAGGAATTTATGCCGCAAGAGCTGACCAACACCGCTTTTTATGACCCCGGAAACAACGGCCGCGAAGTAGAAATGCGCAAGCAACTACAAGCCCAGTGGGGAAAGAAATACAGATACTAGAGAGTTAGAAAGTTTGGAAGTTAGAAGGTTAGAAAGTTAAAGAGTTAATGAGTTTAAAAATTAAAAGGTATAGTTGTAGAGCCGCAATACGTTGCGTCTTATGTAAGAAGAGCCTGCCATTCAACAATTAACTATCAATAATTAACACGAAACAGCTTTCTAACTTCCAAACTTTTTAACTTTCTAACTAAAAACGTTTGTCTATACAATAGGGGGGTTGGTCGAGTAAGGAGAAGGCTATTGAACTATAAGCTTTAATTTCGTTTATTGTAGTAGGAGAGCGATCTCCGTTAACAAATTGATAATCACACAAACCCTGATATGTTACAATTCCTGAAATATGTGCTGGCAACTATAGTTGGCCTGCTCTTATTCTCCTTAATCAGTTTCCTGATCATGTTCGGCATTATTGCCAGCGCTGCATCTAAAGATGAAGTGAGCATCGTGGAAAACTCTGTTCTGGAGCTTAAACTGGATAAACCTATTGCTGAGCGTGATCCGCAGGACCCGTGGCAGGAAATTGGTTTTGCTTTTGGTGGCTTCTCCAGCACCGATGGCCTTGACCAGATAAAAGCATCTATCCGCAAAGCTAAAACCGACGACAACATTAAAGGCATTTTCCTGAATATGCGTTTCGTGGATGGCGGCATGGCCAAACTGGAAGAGATCCGTAACGAACTGATCGATTTTAAGAAGTCCGGTAAGTTCATTGTTTCTTATACCGACCTGTCGCAGGAAAAAGCCTATTACCTGGCTTCTGTAGCTGATAAGATCTATGTGAACCCGCTGGCAACTATAGAGTTTAACGGCATGAGCTCTGAAGTGTACTTCTTTAAAGGTACCCTGGATAAGCTGGACATTAAACCGCAGATATTTAAAGTAGGGGAATTTAAGAGCGCTGTAGAGCCTTTTTTCCTGGATAAGATGAGCGAGCCGGCACGCCTGCAGATGCAGTCTTTCCTGAACTCCATTAACGATTACCAGTTGCGCAACATTGCCAAATCACGCAACAAATCTTACGAAGAACTGAAGAACATTTCGGATAACCTGCTGGTACGCGATGCGGATGATGCCAAGAAATATGGCCTGATTACAGATGTTGGGTACTACGACGAAGCCATTGCTTACCTGAAAGAAAAATCAGGTGTAAAAGCAGATGGTAAACTGGAGTTGGTACAGCTGTCGAAGTATAAAAAAGCAGAGGGCAAAAAAGAGTCAAATACATCTAAGAATCGAATAGCCGTAATTTATGCCGAAGGCGATATAGTGGATGGCAAAGGCGACGATGATGAGATCGGTAGCGAGCGTTTTGCAGAAGCTATCCGTAAGGCCCGCATGGATGACAAAGTGAAAGCGGTGGTATTGCGCATCAGTTCTCCGGGCGGTAGCGCACTGGCTTCGGATGTGATGTGGCGCGAAATACAGCTAACCAAAAAAGTGAAGCCGGTAATAGCCTCTATGTCTGATGTGGCGGCCTCTGGTGGCTATTACCTGGCCATGGGCTGCGATACGATTGTGGCGCACCCGAACACCATTACCGGTAGCATTGGCGTATTTGGCATCATCCCGAACATACAGGGCTTTATGAACAACAAGCTGGGCATAACCATAGATAACGTGAAGACCGGCAAATACTCTGATATACCAACGCTTACCCGCCCTATGACGGAGTTTGAGCAGGAAGTAGTGCAGCGCCAGATCAACCAGATCTACGATGTATTCACTAAAAAAGCAGCACAGGGCCGCGGCATGACGCAGGATAAACTGAAGGAGTATGCATCGGGTCGTGTATGGTCTGGCTCTGAAGCTAAAGAGCGCAACCTGGTAGACGTTTTCGGTGGCCTGGAAACAGCCATTGAAATTGCAGCAGCCAAAGCCAATATTAAAGACGATTACAGAATTACCGAATTGCCGGCACGTAAGTCTTTTTTAGAAGAGCTGATGGGCGATGCAGGCAAGCAGGTAAAAGAAGCTCAGGTAAAAGCTGAACTTGGCGAACTATACCCGCTTTATAACATGTACAAAAAAGTAGAGCACATCCAGGGGATGCAGACGCGTATGCCCTACAACCTGAGCGTAGAGTAATAACGAATCTCTTAGAGTAGATCTATAGTTTAAACTGCCCTGGCTATTTTATAGTTAGGGCAGTTTTGTTTTCGGGGCAGGGTAAATTTTTGCAACTTGCCGGTAACTATAGTTCAGCCGGTTATAGTTTCGTGCCGGAACACCGTGATGAAAGTCATTTATTTTGAACTACAAAATCGCCTATTTCGCGTAATCAAATTCAATTAATCATTACTTCAGCTATTTAGAATAAAGCATTATGATGCAGCAACTACACGAAGCGAAAGCTTACATACAGCATAACACCGACAACTTTGCACCTGAATTTGGAATTATACTGGGCACCGGCCTAGGCGCTCTGGTAAAAGAGATAGATGTACAGTTTAGCCTGAACTATGCCGATATTCCGCATTTCCCGGTATCCACGGTAGAGAGCCACTCTGGTAAGCTGATACTTGGTACGCTGGCAGGCCGCCGTGTTATAGTGATGCAGGGCCGTTTCCATTACTACGAAGGCTATACCATGCACCAGGTAGTGTTCCCGGTTCGTGTTATGAAGTTGCTGGGTGTTCAGAAGCTGTTTGTATCTAACGCATCGGGTGGCCTTAACCCGGAATACAATGTAAGCGACCTGATGATCCAGACAGACCACATTAACCTGCAGCCATCTAACCCGTTGCTTGGTCCTAACCTGGATGAGCTTGGCCCGCGCTTCCCGGACATGAGCGAAGCCTACGACCGCAAAATGGTGCAACAGGCTGTTGAGATTGCCGCTAAAGAAGGATTTACAGTGCGTACTGGCGTTTACGCTTCGGTGCCAGGCCCGATGCTGGAAACACTTGCCGAGTACAGCTACATCCGTACCATTGGTGGTGATGCGGTAGGTATGTCTACGGTGCCGGAAGTAATTGCAGCGCGCCACATGGGGGTTCCTGTTTTTGCGGTTTCGGTTATTACAGACATGGGCACGCCGGACAGAATTAAGAAAGTTATCCTGAGCGATATTTTGGATGCAGCCGCTGTAGCAGAACCACGCATGACCAGACTGATCCGTGAACTGATCGCGATCCAGTAAATACAACTATAGTTTCACAAAAGGCCCGGACTAATCTTTAGCCCGGGCTTTTTGTTTAACTGAACTGCAGATGATAGCGCGAGCCTCTTTGATATGAATTGCTTTGGTTTGCGACCTGTGTTTTTTATAGTTGCCTTCTATTCCTGGTCATCCCGAGCATTAGGCGAGGGATCTTATGTACTCTATAGCTGCTGGATTTACCCCATCCCATCCTTCCCCTAAAAACAGGGGAAAGAGCCTGGCTATCGTTCTATAGTTTACTTCCCTGTCATTTCGAACAGCGGGAGAAATCTGAGTTCGATAGCTATAGTTATTACAACTGGAAACAAGACGCAACATATTGCGTCTCTACAATCCCAAATCCCAATTTGTAGGGACAGGTCGCGACCTGTCCGATCTTGGTCTGTAACTATAATACTACAACTGTAACTATAATGAACTCAGATTTCTCCTTGCGTCGAAATGACAGGTGGGGAGGCAGTAGCAGAAAAGCCCCCTTTTGAATGGGGCAGGGGATGCAAAACGGAAACTATAGAACTATAGCCGTAAACTATAGGAAAGGCAAAAAATCCCCTCTTGGGAGGGGCAGGGGTGGGTTAAAACGAGAACTATAGGACTAAAACTTCAAACTATAGCAGTAGCAGTTAAAGCTTCCCTCCTTGGACTACCGAGAAGCGATTTCGAAGGTAGCGAGCGTAGCTCTGAGGGATAGGGGTGGTTGGAGTAACGCCAACTATAAAACTATAAGTTGAACTATAGCAAAAGCCTCATCCCAGAAATCCCTTAATCCCGGTTCAGACAAGTCCTGTCCATTACGGGACAGTTGAGTTACAAACCCAACATTCACTCCAAGTCACGAGTCTGGAGACTCGCGCCAGCAGTACGAACACTAAAACTATAGTTCCCCCTTAAATTCCCTCTCCTGTTTTTAGGAGAGGGCCGGGGTGAGGTAAAATTTCAGCCAAGCGCATCCGCAGCAAAAAACTTTTATACCAAAGTCCTGAACTGACAGAGCCACTTATTTACTTACTGATGATTAACTTTTTTCTATCTAGCGCAATGTTGGTGAAAATGCCGAAGCCGCCTTGCAGGGATGATTTTACTTTCGCAGGTTGTGCAAACGGATTCCCGTTAGCATTCTTGGCGTCTTCAACAGACTGCAGGAAGTCGTAGTATTGTTTTTCGATGTTGAAAAGGGAAAGGATCAGCGTGTCACCTTCCTCATATTCATAAGCCGAGCCATACGATGTTTCTTTACCGTTGGTCAGTTCATCAGTAGTTACAAACTCACGCTCCGATTTGTGGCGTAGGCTGCCATGGTGGGTCACGTAGCGGTAAAAGTTTTTCGTGTTCGGGTCGTCCTGGAAAGTGGTAAGCAAATAGGCTTTATCCTTGTCGTTAAACTTCCATTCCACACTGCTGATAGGCACTTTTGGCATAACAGTAGTAAACCCTGTTACCTGTCGGCCTTTGCCATCTGTTACTTCAATACCAAATATTTCGCCGGGTTTGCCCTGCATTTTTGTGTAAGACGAATGGGTGTAATAGCTGTTCGTCCGGTTATTATATCCGGGTTTGTAAGTAAGTTTTACACGTTTGTCCTGGTAAGTGATATACACTTCAGCATCCGGAACTATGGGAGGTGTCGGGTCATCGAAATAGGAGGATGTCTCCAATACAGTAACCTGGAATGGTCTGCCCTGCTCCAGGTAACATTCTACTACCAGTTGGGGCTCGTGCGGAGGCAACACGATATCTATTTCTTTTTCCATGTTGCAGCCAACTATAAAAATCAACGGCAGCAGAAGTAAGTATAAAAAGCGGCTCATTAAAATCTGAAATTATAGGTAACGGAAGGAATAACCGGGAACAAAGAAACCTGCTTGGCCCGGAAGCCTATCGTCTGGTTCTCTTCCTCGTCCTTCAGTTGCTCGAAGTACACAAAATATGGATTTCGCCTGTTGTAGGCATTATAAGCGTTAAAGGTCAGGTCGGCTTCCCCGCGCTTTGGTTTTAATTTCCAGACAACGCCCAGGTCCAGCCTGTGAGAGGCATCTAACCGGAAACTATTGCGGTCTTCATAAATAGGCACATAGGTGGGTTCTTCACCTTCCACATCCTGGAAAGCAAACCGGGCAACCGGCAGCGAAAAAGCATTACCTGTACCATACACAAAAGCGCCGGTCAGGTTCAGACGTTTGCTCAGTTTGTGCAGCACTACCAGGCTCAGGTCATGGCGGCGGTCATAGCGCGTCGGGAAGCGTTTGCCATCGTTTATCTCATCAAACTGGCGATAGGTCCATGATAAGGTATAACCGAACCAGCCAGTGGTGCGGCCTTTTATTTTCTCGAAGTAGATCTCGTTACCGTAGCTTTCGCCTTTGCCAAACAGGAATTCATTCTCAAGACTATCATTCACAAACAGGTTGGCGCCATCCCGGAAATCGATCTGGCGGTGCATCCATTTATAGTAAGTTTCATTGGTAACAAGGTATTTCCCATTGCCAAACAAGTGACTGATGCCGGCTGCTA
This genomic interval carries:
- a CDS encoding replication-associated recombination protein A, with the translated sequence MIHPNIPLAERMRPHNLDQYYGQKHLVGPDGILRRYIEGGVIPSMILWGPPGVGKTTLANIIANQMKVPFVALSAINSGVKDIREVIEQARKRQGTVLFIDEIHRFNKSQQDALLGAVEKGTVTLVGATTENPSFEVISALLSRCQVYILKHLTKDELIELVDKALEQDEWLRHRKVRIEEYEALLTISGGDARKLLNLLEIVAEGVQGADEVIVTNDLVKQVAQQNIVMYDKSGEMHYDLVSAFIKSIRGSDPNAAVYWLARMIEGGEDPKFIARRLLIASSEDIGLANSNALLMATSCFQAVQMIGYPEAEIILSQCTVYLATSPKSNASYKAIKTARQMVQQTGNLPVPLHIRNAPTKLMKEIGYGNNYKYAHDYEGNFVEQEFMPQELTNTAFYDPGNNGREVEMRKQLQAQWGKKYRY
- a CDS encoding purine-nucleoside phosphorylase; translated protein: MMQQLHEAKAYIQHNTDNFAPEFGIILGTGLGALVKEIDVQFSLNYADIPHFPVSTVESHSGKLILGTLAGRRVIVMQGRFHYYEGYTMHQVVFPVRVMKLLGVQKLFVSNASGGLNPEYNVSDLMIQTDHINLQPSNPLLGPNLDELGPRFPDMSEAYDRKMVQQAVEIAAKEGFTVRTGVYASVPGPMLETLAEYSYIRTIGGDAVGMSTVPEVIAARHMGVPVFAVSVITDMGTPDRIKKVILSDILDAAAVAEPRMTRLIRELIAIQ
- a CDS encoding AI-2E family transporter gives rise to the protein MDGIKKMPVTARRALEVMGLFFLGWGIVLAKGLLAPLLMAFFMSIMLLPVFQFFKRRKFPEVLAIVISLLLLAIVFGGIIWFFATQIGALITDFPTIKRNVTNHLSALSAWLEGITPFSTAEQLNFINEQSNKLLDYAAGLLGGAAGSVTSLVVFLALLPIYIFLILFYKNLLLRFVFLWFPEEKHEKVEETLREMKVIIKSYLFGLLIQVTYMTILLGGILLIIGIKHALLIGLIFAFLNLIPYVGALLGNIIGVLLTLASSSELWPILTVLGVIAGVQFLDNNILMPRIVGSKVKINALATIVGVVVGGEIAGIAGMFLSLPIIAVLKVVFDRTDDFKQWGVLFGDENPEHSPMTEPAMRDDSEATREELERENKIEPPNEG
- a CDS encoding DMT family transporter — its product is MSKQVQVHGALFLVALIYGSNYSIAKEVMPYYVGPYGLIVIRVVSAAIFFGIFSRLVVKEKIVGWADNMRSVLCGITGIAINQLCFFGGLNLTSPINAALLMVIVPIIVLIFSAILLRERVSLRKVGGIVLACSGAFLLIYTSRGEAATGNLWGDLLIILNAASYGLYLVLVKPLMQKYNAFTIVSRIFAVGALIVVPFGFNQVLAPDYSSFPTEIWWAIVFMVLAVTIVAYLFNTWALRYANPSLVGAYIYLQPLMAIVVAIGFGKDVFTLQKGIYALLIFAGVYLVSRTRQNVGTTE
- the sppA gene encoding signal peptide peptidase SppA; protein product: MLQFLKYVLATIVGLLLFSLISFLIMFGIIASAASKDEVSIVENSVLELKLDKPIAERDPQDPWQEIGFAFGGFSSTDGLDQIKASIRKAKTDDNIKGIFLNMRFVDGGMAKLEEIRNELIDFKKSGKFIVSYTDLSQEKAYYLASVADKIYVNPLATIEFNGMSSEVYFFKGTLDKLDIKPQIFKVGEFKSAVEPFFLDKMSEPARLQMQSFLNSINDYQLRNIAKSRNKSYEELKNISDNLLVRDADDAKKYGLITDVGYYDEAIAYLKEKSGVKADGKLELVQLSKYKKAEGKKESNTSKNRIAVIYAEGDIVDGKGDDDEIGSERFAEAIRKARMDDKVKAVVLRISSPGGSALASDVMWREIQLTKKVKPVIASMSDVAASGGYYLAMGCDTIVAHPNTITGSIGVFGIIPNIQGFMNNKLGITIDNVKTGKYSDIPTLTRPMTEFEQEVVQRQINQIYDVFTKKAAQGRGMTQDKLKEYASGRVWSGSEAKERNLVDVFGGLETAIEIAAAKANIKDDYRITELPARKSFLEELMGDAGKQVKEAQVKAELGELYPLYNMYKKVEHIQGMQTRMPYNLSVE
- a CDS encoding DUF4249 domain-containing protein — translated: MSRFLYLLLLPLIFIVGCNMEKEIDIVLPPHEPQLVVECYLEQGRPFQVTVLETSSYFDDPTPPIVPDAEVYITYQDKRVKLTYKPGYNNRTNSYYTHSSYTKMQGKPGEIFGIEVTDGKGRQVTGFTTVMPKVPISSVEWKFNDKDKAYLLTTFQDDPNTKNFYRYVTHHGSLRHKSEREFVTTDELTNGKETSYGSAYEYEEGDTLILSLFNIEKQYYDFLQSVEDAKNANGNPFAQPAKVKSSLQGGFGIFTNIALDRKKLIISK